The [Clostridium] celerecrescens 18A genomic sequence AGTTGTACCAGTAACCGGACTGGTCACAAACCATTGTTCCATATATCCTTTTAAGGGATATTGAGGATCATAATTACCTGCGTTAGCCTTAGCTGGCATGCTGGCATACTGTATCTGCACAACACCATTCACAACCCACGCTCCATCTGAATTAACTGAATAACCGTCAGGAGTGGTCATGTTAGCAAGCATCTTCCCGGTCGTATCAAAGAAGTAGGATTTTCCATCAATCCAATTCCAGCCTGTTGCATAAGAGCCATTATCATTCTGGTATTTCCACACAGCACCTTCCTGCTTCCACTGTCCTGCAAAAGAAGTTATAGCTGATCCAATTATTAAAATAACTGATGCAGCAGCCGTCAATAATTTCTTATTCATACTTAAATCCCCCTTAAAACTTATTTAAAAATTCTCTTTCAATTTAGTCATCATAACACATAAATTACATGTGTCAATCAGCTCATGTTTTAATATGTAATTTTTTTAATCATTTTCTATCAGTTAAATATATTCGGTTGTCAAAGTACAAGATCACTATTTTATCCCCTAATTAAATGGCAAATCTGGATCAGCCACTCCATCAGATATATTCATAAAGCTGTCCCCTACTACATTAGGCGATGCTGGCCTGGAATTATCAGAAGATACATTCCTGCTATCAGCAAATTCCTGTTCATCCACAATGATATCCGTTGTATATACTCTATTTCCGTCCTTATTTGTATAACTCCCAGTCTGGATTCTTCCGTAAATCAGTACTCTCATACCCTGGCGGAAATATTTTTCTGTAAACTCACCTGCTTTGTCAAATGCAACGCAATTGATAAAGTCAGCTGTCTGTTCATTGCCGTCCTGATTCCTGCGGCCTCTGCGGTCAACTGCGAGAGTATACCTTGCAACTGCCATAACATGCTCTCCTTGGGAATATCTTACTTCTGGGTCACGGGTTAATCTCCCCATTAAAATTATACGATTCATATTTTCCTCCATTCCTCCCTGCCCCTATGAGCAGGGGTTATGTATTTTTATTATGTTGTTTTACTGTACCCATTGGCCTTTCTTATTAACTGTATATCCATCTGGTGTAACAGTGCTGATTAAGAGTTTACCTCTTGTTCCATCGGAAGCAGGGTTAAAGAAATACCATGCTCGCGCTTCAGCTTGTCCCGCTTCACCGGGTATGTACTGCCACCCGGTAAGCATTTGGCCCTGAGTTCCGTCCATTTCAGTTTTTAAGTGATAAGTATTTCCATCTGGATCTGTTAGCCAGCCTGTCACCATAAACCCATCTCTGCCAAACCGAAACCAGGAGGCTTTTTCCTGCTCTCCGGTTGCGTATGGGTTACTGATATATGCCCATTCATCAGCATACGTCCGGTTTGACGCAAAGATCCATTTTCCATTTGCCACCTGTGTCCAGGTTCCCGTTACTGCTCCAGCCGGAGCTGCTGGCCCCTGTGTATTCCCTGCAGTCGTTACTCCCACGGAGTGGGCACTGCTTCCGCCTCCAGAGGAACCACTGCCTCCGCCGGAGCTGTTGGAGGTCGTATTGTCTATTACCCTAAAATTAAGAGTAACAGTTACCGGATCAAACATCTTTCCATCACTCGCAGATGCATAAACTGTTACCGCTGCGGTTCCGGTATATGGGTATTTTGTCATGGCCTTCTTAATCCAATTCGCCATAACCTCCTGTTTTTCATTATAAACTACAGGAGTCGCGTTTCCTTCCTGATCCACAGTAAGGATACTGGCATCAGAGGAACGCCATAGTACATTCTTCATATCCTGGATTCCGGAATAAATGGTAGCATTGAATTTCTTGCTTTCAAATCCTTTCCATGAATAAACGGGGTTGCTTGATCTTCCTGTCTTTGTGAGTATCAGGTCATAGTTCTCACCTTCCCGGTCTGCCTCGATGCATTTTGCCTGGAAGGTTAATGTAATCTTACAGGAAGCATCTTTCTGGCCATCTTTTGTTACGGCCATGATCTCCACGTTCTTTTCCGACCGATACGGCGCCTTTGAAAGTGCTTCTCTGATCCACGGTGCTCCGTCAACCGGTGCTACATTCCCTTCCTGATCCACCGTTACTGTTTCCGGATCGGAAGATATCCATAAAACGCTTCGATCATAGGGCTTATGCTCTGTGGTATCCTCCACCTCCGGAAGAACGGCCGCGGACAGTTTTATCGTTTCAAAGCCAAACTTTTGGACTGTTACGGAATGGATGTCCCCTGCCTTTTGATACCCAAGACTATAAGAAAGCGCTGTCCTATCCAGAGTGATCCCTTCCGGAATGATCCTTGTCTGGTCATCGGTTACAAACTTTACGTTTACCTGGCATGTGGCAGAAGCCTGATTTCCAAGCTTGTCCTTCCCATTTACCATTACAATTACCTCCCGGCTTCCGGCTCCAGATATCTTTGCATACTTATCACTCTCCCGGATCCCATTATCCGATGCCATGATATTTCTGATCCAGGCAGAATCCTTTCGGACAGAAACTGATGCCTCCCGGTAAGCTTCTAGATCCTGAGATACTAGGGCCACTGCAGGGTCCGAGCTTGTCCAGGTCACTTCATCCCTGGAGAAAAAATCAGGTGTAAGTGTAGCCGTTAATGACTGGGGTGCCGTTACTGACACGATTTCCTGTGGATTAGTCCGGTCCCCGGTTAAGGTTCTTGTTACGGTATATGTAAGGGCCTGTTTATCTAGGTCGGCCCCCTCCGTTGCCACTAAGGTATTATCCAGGATCTGATATGTGACATTGATCCGGCTGTTCGCCATACAGGGCTTACCTTCAAAGGAAGCGGAAGGCCTGGTCTGTGCTGTCAGGACCGCAACGCCGCCGTTCTGGTGTCCGGCTCCATAAATTGTATTGGGGATCTTATACTGGTAATTCCCTTCCGCCTGGGTTCTTTCTGCCACTTCTGTGATGCTTGTAAAAAATGAGGAAGAAAGGTTTACAGTAAGGCTGGCTGATTTGGCCGTATAGCCATCAGTCCCCTCATCATCATTTTTTGCCAGGCTGATAAGCTGAGGATCGTCAATGCTCCATTTCACCCGGCCGTCCTCTACGTCATTATTGGCATCAATGATGGCCTTGATATTTACTGGTTGAACTTCGGTTCCCTGCTCTAACACTCCGTTGATATAACGGGCAATTAGCTTCCCTTCCTTATTCCTGATCTCTGTGGTCTTTACTGGGCTTTTCCGGTTACCTGTCCTGGTCTGTACTACTGCAAAAGAATAATCCTCTGGTTTCACCTCGATGGATACTGCCACCTTCTTATAAACCGCTGATACAGATATATCCTCCTGCGGCATCGAAAAGGTATAGGCATGGCTGTTATCCAAATAAATAGTACTCTTCTTTACTCCTTTACTGTTTGAGTAAGTTGGAGTACCCTCCATCTGGAACTTTTCTGTATCCGTATTCTTTGGAGCTGTTGTTACGTTTACTGTTGTCCCGGCTGCGATGGCACCCCGATGTTCCTTATCAAGAGCTCTGGAGTACTGGGAGCTTCCCCTCACCTCCAGGGTAGCGATATTGTAGAAGTTCTGACCATTTGCCGCCGTATCGATCTGATTCACATTTAACAGATACCCCCTCACGGGGCGCCCCAGGGAATTTGGGGCAAAATGATCCAGAACGTAATCCCCATGTTGCTCATCCACGATGGTCAGAATGCCATTTTCTAATTCTTCGTAAAAATACCGGTCTGATATGGTCTTTTTAACCCCGCCCTGCACCAGGGTATAATGCAGATCCCCGGCATGCCAGTAGCCTACATGCGCAGCATAGGTATAGTCGTTATCATCACTGATCTCTGATCCGCATACATTGGAGCTGATCTTGCTTTCAGAATCCGTAAACAGATAGGCCACATCTTCTATGTAATTAAAGTTTGTTGCGGCTCCCTGCCTGGTTCCGATAAAGGTCCCCTCTCTTGCCAGGGAGCCAAGCTGAGAGTTTCCGATGGTCCCCTCAAACCGTGCCACTTTAAGTTTCCCGGCTGCATATCTTCCGGCGATCCCTCCGATAGCCGTTGAATGGTAACCGCCTATGGTTCCGCTTACATGCGTATTGTAGATATAGGCTGCATTCTGGTATCCGACAATCCCCCCGATATAGCCTGTTCCCTGGATTCTGGCCGTGGTTCCGTCCCCTGTGGAAACATTAGAGTCCACGATATAAGAATCTGATGCAATTCCGGCAATCCCTCCAACATAAATCACATCCGCTCCGCCTGTGGAATCAATCATCAACTTTTCACAAATAGCGTTTTCAATGACGGTACCGCTGATCTCTCCGGCGATTCCCCCTGCAATGCCGGTAGATCGGATATAGGCACTTTTCACGGTAACGTTCCGAATCTCGGAATTCTCAGCATACCCGGCCACAACTCCGGTGCGGTCTTTTCCCTTAATCTCACTGCTGTCCGGTATGATAGTAATGTCATGGATCCCCGCATCCGAGACTGCCCCAAACAGCCCTACATTATTAAAGCTGGCGAAGGAATTAAGCTTTAAGTTTTTGATGGTATATCCGTTCCCGTCAAACTGACCGCTGAAGGGATAAGGGACCTCACCGGCATTTTCAGAGGAATCCCTGTAAAAACCTATGGGTATCCAATCCAGTCCCTGTAAATCAATGTTTCCTCCTAGGGCAAAATAGCATCCGGAATAGTTACCGGCATATTTCATCTCCCCAGACTCCGGAACCATCATTCCCATGGCGGTCAGCTCCGAAAGGCCCATAAGCTGTTCCCTGTTCTTAATAAGAAAGGGTTTTTCTTTTGTACCTTCTCCCTGGCTCCCGCTCAAGAATTCAAAGCTGGTCTTTCCTGCCCAGGCATCCCAGATATCACCCAGGGAGCTGAAAGCGGTGGTCTTTACCGCTATTTTAGTGGGAAGTATCGTAGATGCATCTTTTGGTATTTCTTCCGCTTCAGAAGGAGTGGATTCTCTTAACTCCTCATCCATCTTTCCATCTGTATCTAAACCGGATTCCAGATCCTCGTTGGTCTCTTTCTCTTTCTCTTTCTCTTCCTCCACCTCCTCATTGTCTTCCGTAATCCGGTCCGCCTCGGATGAAGTGGCTGTCTGAACTGTTTTTTCTACGATCTGACCATTTTCCGCATATACTGCCCATGATGGCAATGTACTGGTACTTATTACTATGGTTGTACAAAGCAAGCTGGCGAATCCTTTCATTCTTTTTTTCATATTCATTTTCCTTTCTCTATTTTGTTAACCCGAATACGTCCTGGTATTTTCTCAGCCAGTCCATCTGCTC encodes the following:
- a CDS encoding single-stranded DNA-binding protein, which encodes MNRIILMGRLTRDPEVRYSQGEHVMAVARYTLAVDRRGRRNQDGNEQTADFINCVAFDKAGEFTEKYFRQGMRVLIYGRIQTGSYTNKDGNRVYTTDIIVDEQEFADSRNVSSDNSRPASPNVVGDSFMNISDGVADPDLPFN